The Sesamum indicum cultivar Zhongzhi No. 13 linkage group LG6, S_indicum_v1.0, whole genome shotgun sequence genome has a segment encoding these proteins:
- the LOC105163662 gene encoding uncharacterized protein LOC105163662 isoform X3 translates to MEEDRNAVESGEMHSEDDKALLEKNKKRTVKTRAQVQALEAFYNEHKYPTESMKIQLAESIGLTEKQVSGWFCHRRLKDKRLMNGDNYVTGKQDRSSGVIQDRGSGLRQDSCGSTKQGDDRNFDTKEVESGRLTLQEYSAAELTFEHGGHCSGNHNRMDDASSGSSPSLRNMSNHHKDDHFDVATSRYLIPKFPRDVTGVKTRSGPSGYLKVKGLVENSAITAVKRQLGKHYQEDGPPLGIEFDPLPPGAFESLMQDPVDETCYTEEAVRPASPDASKIRQLPKFGKGCEYNSSVASRSSNMDRTGFKVPQGPDFPDTYVHQKYKQNTNLSPNGAYYPWRSSSEELPKVSGREISGSESKDEYGVRYRQAQSVEVMRMSSVSSNCHQQHFGGKSRGDEETSFHRYIDMCRKSSPGEKLADGSSNLAVKGFEYHNYFDKMQPRQQIAKDGKTCAQRRIINENMVNISGKNSSAAPKRMRNEFPQQPLLKRSSAIDNQLETYRVIRSAAEMPSSYSEDEGSAETSSSVE, encoded by the exons ATGGAGGAAG ATCGTAATGCGGTAGAATCAGGTGAGATGCATTCTGAAGATGATAAAGCTCTTcttgagaagaacaagaaaaggaCTGTAAAGACACGCGCTCAGGTTCAAGCACTGGAGGCTTTTTATAATG AACATAAATACCCTACAGAGTCGATGAAAATACAACTTGCTGAGTCAATAGGTTTGACAGAGAAGCAAGTTTCTGGGTGGTTTTGTCACCGAAGGTTGAAGGACAAGAGGTTAATGAATGGGGACAACTATGTAACTGGAAAACAAGATCGGTCAAGTGGAGTCATACAAGATCGCGGCAGTGGGCTTAGGCAAGATTCCTGTGGCAGCACCAAACAGGGAGACGACAGGAATTTTGATACCAAGGAAGTTGAAAGCGGAAGGTTAACTCTCCAAGAATACTCTGCTGCAGAACTCACATTCGAGCATGGTGGTCACTGTTCAGGAAACCACAATCGAATGGATGATGCATCTTCAGGAAGTAGTCCTTCATTACGAAATATGTCTAATCATCATAAAGATGACCACTTTGATGTGGCAACTTCAAGGTACCTGATACCAAAATTTCCTAGGGATGTAACTGGCGTAAAAACTAGGTCTGGCCCATCAGGTTACTTAAAAGTGAAGGGTCTAGTTGAGAACAGTGCTATAACTGCAGTCAAGAGGCAGCTGGGAAAGCATTATCAGGAGGATGGTCCGCCACTTGGGATTGAGTTTGACCCACTTCCTCCTGGTGCATTTGAGTCCTTAATGCAGGATCCGGTTGACG AAACATGCTATACTGAAGAAGCTGTTCGGCCTGCCTCACCCGATGCTTCAAAAATCCGCCAGTTACCCAAGTTTGGCAAG GGGTGTGAATACAACTCCAGTGTGGCTTCTCGCAGTTCTAATATGGATAGAACAGGTTTTAAAGTACCACAAGGACCTGATTTTCCTGATACTTATGTTCACCAAAAGTATAAACAGAATACTAACTTGTCCCCTAATGGTGCTTACTATCCCTGGAGGAGCTCTTCTGAAGAATTGCCTAAAGTTTCTGGTAGAGAAATATCCGGTAGTGAGAGTAAAGATGAATATGGAGTGAGATACAGACAGGCACAGAGTGTTGAAGTTATGAGAATGAGTTCTGTTTCAAGCAATTGTCATCAGCAACACTTTGGTGGGAAATCGAGGGGAGACGAAGAGACTAGTTTCCACAGATATATTGACATGTGCAGAAAGAGTTCGCCGGGAGAAAAATTAGCAGATGGATCGTCCAATTTGGCCGTGAAAGGTTTTGAATACCACAATTATTTCGACAAAATGCAGCCCAGACAGCAGATTGCAAAG GATGGAAAAACTTGTGCTCAAAGGAGGATCATAAATGAGAATATGGTTAACATCTCTGGCAAGAACAGTAGTGCT GCTCCAAAAAGAATGAGGAACGAATTTCCTCAGCAGCCACTTCTAAAGAGATCATCAGCGATAGATAACCAACTAGAGACGTATCGAGTTATAAG GTCTGCAGCAGAGATGCCATCTAGTTATAGTGAAGATGAGGGAAGTGCCGAAACAAGTTCTTCAGTGGAGTAA
- the LOC105163662 gene encoding uncharacterized protein LOC105163662 isoform X2 has translation MHSEDDKALLEKNKKRTVKTRAQVQALEAFYNEHKYPTESMKIQLAESIGLTEKQVSGWFCHRRLKDKRLMNGDNYVTGKQDRSSGVIQDRGSGLRQDSCGSTKQGDDRNFDTKEVESGRLTLQEYSAAELTFEHGGHCSGNHNRMDDASSGSSPSLRNMSNHHKDDHFDVATSRYLIPKFPRDVTGVKTRSGPSGYLKVKGLVENSAITAVKRQLGKHYQEDGPPLGIEFDPLPPGAFESLMQDPVDETCYTEEAVRPASPDASKIRQLPKFGKLLILYSTGSHFCFKYEYCVLILCRSLQGCEYNSSVASRSSNMDRTGFKVPQGPDFPDTYVHQKYKQNTNLSPNGAYYPWRSSSEELPKVSGREISGSESKDEYGVRYRQAQSVEVMRMSSVSSNCHQQHFGGKSRGDEETSFHRYIDMCRKSSPGEKLADGSSNLAVKGFEYHNYFDKMQPRQQIAKDGKTCAQRRIINENMVNISGKNSSAAPKRMRNEFPQQPLLKRSSAIDNQLETYRVIRSAAEMPSSYSEDEGSAETSSSVE, from the exons ATGCATTCTGAAGATGATAAAGCTCTTcttgagaagaacaagaaaaggaCTGTAAAGACACGCGCTCAGGTTCAAGCACTGGAGGCTTTTTATAATG AACATAAATACCCTACAGAGTCGATGAAAATACAACTTGCTGAGTCAATAGGTTTGACAGAGAAGCAAGTTTCTGGGTGGTTTTGTCACCGAAGGTTGAAGGACAAGAGGTTAATGAATGGGGACAACTATGTAACTGGAAAACAAGATCGGTCAAGTGGAGTCATACAAGATCGCGGCAGTGGGCTTAGGCAAGATTCCTGTGGCAGCACCAAACAGGGAGACGACAGGAATTTTGATACCAAGGAAGTTGAAAGCGGAAGGTTAACTCTCCAAGAATACTCTGCTGCAGAACTCACATTCGAGCATGGTGGTCACTGTTCAGGAAACCACAATCGAATGGATGATGCATCTTCAGGAAGTAGTCCTTCATTACGAAATATGTCTAATCATCATAAAGATGACCACTTTGATGTGGCAACTTCAAGGTACCTGATACCAAAATTTCCTAGGGATGTAACTGGCGTAAAAACTAGGTCTGGCCCATCAGGTTACTTAAAAGTGAAGGGTCTAGTTGAGAACAGTGCTATAACTGCAGTCAAGAGGCAGCTGGGAAAGCATTATCAGGAGGATGGTCCGCCACTTGGGATTGAGTTTGACCCACTTCCTCCTGGTGCATTTGAGTCCTTAATGCAGGATCCGGTTGACG AAACATGCTATACTGAAGAAGCTGTTCGGCCTGCCTCACCCGATGCTTCAAAAATCCGCCAGTTACCCAAGTTTGGCAAG CTATTGATTCTCTACTCGACCGGAAGTCACTTCTGCTTCAAATATGAGTATTGTGTTCTCATTTTATGTCGATCCTTACAGGGGTGTGAATACAACTCCAGTGTGGCTTCTCGCAGTTCTAATATGGATAGAACAGGTTTTAAAGTACCACAAGGACCTGATTTTCCTGATACTTATGTTCACCAAAAGTATAAACAGAATACTAACTTGTCCCCTAATGGTGCTTACTATCCCTGGAGGAGCTCTTCTGAAGAATTGCCTAAAGTTTCTGGTAGAGAAATATCCGGTAGTGAGAGTAAAGATGAATATGGAGTGAGATACAGACAGGCACAGAGTGTTGAAGTTATGAGAATGAGTTCTGTTTCAAGCAATTGTCATCAGCAACACTTTGGTGGGAAATCGAGGGGAGACGAAGAGACTAGTTTCCACAGATATATTGACATGTGCAGAAAGAGTTCGCCGGGAGAAAAATTAGCAGATGGATCGTCCAATTTGGCCGTGAAAGGTTTTGAATACCACAATTATTTCGACAAAATGCAGCCCAGACAGCAGATTGCAAAG GATGGAAAAACTTGTGCTCAAAGGAGGATCATAAATGAGAATATGGTTAACATCTCTGGCAAGAACAGTAGTGCT GCTCCAAAAAGAATGAGGAACGAATTTCCTCAGCAGCCACTTCTAAAGAGATCATCAGCGATAGATAACCAACTAGAGACGTATCGAGTTATAAG GTCTGCAGCAGAGATGCCATCTAGTTATAGTGAAGATGAGGGAAGTGCCGAAACAAGTTCTTCAGTGGAGTAA
- the LOC105163662 gene encoding uncharacterized protein LOC105163662 isoform X1, which translates to MEEDRNAVESGEMHSEDDKALLEKNKKRTVKTRAQVQALEAFYNEHKYPTESMKIQLAESIGLTEKQVSGWFCHRRLKDKRLMNGDNYVTGKQDRSSGVIQDRGSGLRQDSCGSTKQGDDRNFDTKEVESGRLTLQEYSAAELTFEHGGHCSGNHNRMDDASSGSSPSLRNMSNHHKDDHFDVATSRYLIPKFPRDVTGVKTRSGPSGYLKVKGLVENSAITAVKRQLGKHYQEDGPPLGIEFDPLPPGAFESLMQDPVDETCYTEEAVRPASPDASKIRQLPKFGKLLILYSTGSHFCFKYEYCVLILCRSLQGCEYNSSVASRSSNMDRTGFKVPQGPDFPDTYVHQKYKQNTNLSPNGAYYPWRSSSEELPKVSGREISGSESKDEYGVRYRQAQSVEVMRMSSVSSNCHQQHFGGKSRGDEETSFHRYIDMCRKSSPGEKLADGSSNLAVKGFEYHNYFDKMQPRQQIAKDGKTCAQRRIINENMVNISGKNSSAAPKRMRNEFPQQPLLKRSSAIDNQLETYRVIRSAAEMPSSYSEDEGSAETSSSVE; encoded by the exons ATGGAGGAAG ATCGTAATGCGGTAGAATCAGGTGAGATGCATTCTGAAGATGATAAAGCTCTTcttgagaagaacaagaaaaggaCTGTAAAGACACGCGCTCAGGTTCAAGCACTGGAGGCTTTTTATAATG AACATAAATACCCTACAGAGTCGATGAAAATACAACTTGCTGAGTCAATAGGTTTGACAGAGAAGCAAGTTTCTGGGTGGTTTTGTCACCGAAGGTTGAAGGACAAGAGGTTAATGAATGGGGACAACTATGTAACTGGAAAACAAGATCGGTCAAGTGGAGTCATACAAGATCGCGGCAGTGGGCTTAGGCAAGATTCCTGTGGCAGCACCAAACAGGGAGACGACAGGAATTTTGATACCAAGGAAGTTGAAAGCGGAAGGTTAACTCTCCAAGAATACTCTGCTGCAGAACTCACATTCGAGCATGGTGGTCACTGTTCAGGAAACCACAATCGAATGGATGATGCATCTTCAGGAAGTAGTCCTTCATTACGAAATATGTCTAATCATCATAAAGATGACCACTTTGATGTGGCAACTTCAAGGTACCTGATACCAAAATTTCCTAGGGATGTAACTGGCGTAAAAACTAGGTCTGGCCCATCAGGTTACTTAAAAGTGAAGGGTCTAGTTGAGAACAGTGCTATAACTGCAGTCAAGAGGCAGCTGGGAAAGCATTATCAGGAGGATGGTCCGCCACTTGGGATTGAGTTTGACCCACTTCCTCCTGGTGCATTTGAGTCCTTAATGCAGGATCCGGTTGACG AAACATGCTATACTGAAGAAGCTGTTCGGCCTGCCTCACCCGATGCTTCAAAAATCCGCCAGTTACCCAAGTTTGGCAAG CTATTGATTCTCTACTCGACCGGAAGTCACTTCTGCTTCAAATATGAGTATTGTGTTCTCATTTTATGTCGATCCTTACAGGGGTGTGAATACAACTCCAGTGTGGCTTCTCGCAGTTCTAATATGGATAGAACAGGTTTTAAAGTACCACAAGGACCTGATTTTCCTGATACTTATGTTCACCAAAAGTATAAACAGAATACTAACTTGTCCCCTAATGGTGCTTACTATCCCTGGAGGAGCTCTTCTGAAGAATTGCCTAAAGTTTCTGGTAGAGAAATATCCGGTAGTGAGAGTAAAGATGAATATGGAGTGAGATACAGACAGGCACAGAGTGTTGAAGTTATGAGAATGAGTTCTGTTTCAAGCAATTGTCATCAGCAACACTTTGGTGGGAAATCGAGGGGAGACGAAGAGACTAGTTTCCACAGATATATTGACATGTGCAGAAAGAGTTCGCCGGGAGAAAAATTAGCAGATGGATCGTCCAATTTGGCCGTGAAAGGTTTTGAATACCACAATTATTTCGACAAAATGCAGCCCAGACAGCAGATTGCAAAG GATGGAAAAACTTGTGCTCAAAGGAGGATCATAAATGAGAATATGGTTAACATCTCTGGCAAGAACAGTAGTGCT GCTCCAAAAAGAATGAGGAACGAATTTCCTCAGCAGCCACTTCTAAAGAGATCATCAGCGATAGATAACCAACTAGAGACGTATCGAGTTATAAG GTCTGCAGCAGAGATGCCATCTAGTTATAGTGAAGATGAGGGAAGTGCCGAAACAAGTTCTTCAGTGGAGTAA